Proteins encoded in a region of the Mesoflavibacter profundi genome:
- the miaB gene encoding tRNA (N6-isopentenyl adenosine(37)-C2)-methylthiotransferase MiaB, producing MEKTIDENKQGETLVIPSKKENSKKLFIESYGCSMNFSDSEIVASILQNEGFNTTQHLEDADLVLVNTCSIRDKAEQTVRKRLEKYNAVKKINPKMKVGVLGCMAERLKSKFLEEEKIVDLVVGPDAYKDLPNLIAEVDEGRDAINVILSKEETYGDISPVRLNSNGVTAFVSITRGCDNMCTFCVVPFTRGRERSRDPQSIIEEINDLALKGYKEITLLGQNVDSYLWYGGGLKKDFDKATDMQKATATDFAKLLQLCAEAQPKMRIRFSTSNPQDMHLEVIKTMAKYDNICNHIHLPVQSGSNRILKAMNRLHTREEYFTLIDNIREIIPNCAISQDMIAGFPTETEQDHQDTLSLMEYVKYNFGYMFTYSERPGTLAERKLEDDIPEDVKSRRLAEIIELQLKHSAFRTQQFLNTTVEVLIEKESKKSNQHWSGRTEHNIVAVFPKGNYNVGDFVNVKITDCTKATLIGEGVGLSKNN from the coding sequence ATGGAAAAAACAATTGACGAAAACAAACAAGGTGAAACGCTAGTTATACCTTCTAAGAAAGAAAACAGTAAAAAACTATTTATTGAAAGTTACGGTTGTTCTATGAACTTTAGTGACAGTGAAATAGTAGCTTCTATTTTACAAAATGAAGGTTTTAACACTACGCAACATCTAGAAGATGCAGACTTGGTATTAGTCAACACTTGTTCTATACGTGACAAAGCCGAACAAACTGTTAGAAAACGTCTTGAAAAATATAATGCCGTAAAAAAGATAAATCCAAAAATGAAAGTTGGCGTTTTGGGTTGTATGGCAGAACGATTAAAAAGTAAATTTTTAGAAGAAGAAAAAATCGTAGACCTTGTTGTGGGTCCAGATGCTTATAAAGATTTACCTAATTTAATTGCAGAAGTAGACGAAGGTCGTGACGCAATAAACGTTATCTTATCTAAAGAAGAAACGTATGGCGACATTTCACCAGTTAGATTAAACAGTAATGGTGTAACTGCATTTGTAAGTATTACTCGTGGTTGTGATAATATGTGTACATTTTGCGTCGTACCTTTTACACGTGGTAGAGAACGTAGTCGTGATCCACAAAGTATTATTGAAGAAATTAATGATCTAGCTTTAAAAGGTTACAAAGAAATCACATTACTTGGACAAAACGTAGACAGTTACCTTTGGTATGGTGGCGGACTTAAAAAAGATTTTGACAAAGCTACCGATATGCAAAAGGCAACTGCAACAGATTTTGCCAAACTATTACAACTTTGTGCCGAAGCGCAACCAAAAATGCGAATCCGTTTTAGTACGTCTAATCCGCAAGACATGCATCTTGAAGTGATAAAAACTATGGCTAAATACGATAATATTTGTAATCATATACATTTACCTGTACAAAGCGGAAGTAATCGTATTTTAAAAGCTATGAATCGTTTACACACGCGTGAAGAGTATTTCACCTTAATAGATAACATAAGAGAAATTATTCCAAATTGCGCAATTAGTCAAGATATGATTGCAGGTTTTCCTACCGAAACTGAACAAGATCATCAAGACACATTAAGCTTAATGGAGTACGTAAAATACAATTTTGGGTATATGTTTACATATTCTGAAAGACCTGGTACACTTGCCGAAAGAAAGTTAGAAGACGATATTCCTGAAGATGTAAAAAGTAGAAGACTTGCCGAAATTATTGAACTTCAACTTAAACACAGCGCATTTAGAACACAACAGTTTTTAAACACAACCGTAGAAGTTTTAATCGAAAAAGAATCTAAAAAATCTAACCAACATTGGTCAGGAAGAACAGAACATAATATTGTAGCTGTTTTTCCTAAAGGCAATTATAATGTTGGCGATTTTGTTAATGTAAAAATAACAGACTGTACAAAAGCTACACTTATAGGAGAAGGTGTTGGCTTATCTAAAAATAACTAA